The DNA region GCTGGGGACTTTGGGAAGCAAATTACTTGTTTCCTTCCAGCAAGCACTTGGTGAGTTTGCCAACTTTTTAGGGCTTCGATGGGATTATCCCTGTTTCAGGAAGCACAAttgtcatttttaaaaaaatttcgatTTAGAGAGCCAATTGCAAAGCTCTAGTTGCAAGATTATTAGGCTCACTCGTTTCTTGCACAGGTTTTTTACGACGGCCTCCAGTCGAAAAGACATCTACATTGTTCGAGAGCATTATTAAAGCTCATGGGACAAAAAGGTTTTTATCCTACGTTGAAGCAGGATGCAAGAACATTCATGACAATGTGCAAAATGTGAGCAAGTGTAAGTGTActtcgaatttcaacttttcctTCAAAGTTGGAGGCAACATATTCTTTTATGCATTATTTATATACGGAGATCTTGTACTTCTATATTGCCTTATGTTGCATCTGGTGTTTGGCAAAtctcttttaaaaatatgttaCCTCTAACGGGAATTGCATTCTAACTTTGGCGCTCACTTTTATTCCCTGTAATCCAGGCATATACAACgagacaattttttttaaaaaaaattaaaaactgaaCTAGTTGTCATGTTTACTTATAGCAGTAGAAAagcacatttttattttaaagtagAAGTTGAAACAGAAGCCTAAGAGCTATATCTTTTGGCTTctggaaaattaatttttaagccCTTCTTAAAACAATTTCTCCATCCAAACTTCACTTCTATTagaaaaagttttttttttaaaaggccCTTCTTTATCCAAATGCACCCATAATTATGTTTGACAATGCATTATGGATATCCTTCTAAAGGTTTGTAGTATTAACCGAAGTACAAGATAATGGAGCATTGTTTTTTTTAGTTTTCCACGGGGGATAGAGTTACTGTGCAAGGATAAGGATCCAGCATTTGTGGGGCAAGGAATTtaagaaaatctttcttttatgGTTAAAGCAAGGACCAAATTTGTTGCAGTTGTTTCTCAACAATTTTGCCATGCAATCCCTATCTCTGTACTCTGTTCCTTTTAGTTCCAGTAGGGCAATTCTTGTCTTCTTGTATAGCACTAATGTTTTCTCTCCATTCTCATGGATGTCTGTGCAGAAGTGCATACGTGTCATCTAGGGCTTCAGGACCATATAAACAAAGGTGAAATTCTTTCTAGTTTATTTTTTACTCTAGTTCTTACCCGATGCTTTTCTTTCTAGTTTATTTTACTGGTTCAACTATTTGATTTTCACACCGAAGCTAACTGCTTGAAATTTATTTGCAGCCGGAAGTATCGTCAGTGAACTTGAACGCCTGTTAGATGATGCAGCATCCATAGTGCAAACTACAGAGGAGCAAGATGAAGATGTCAGCTCTATCGTAGATTCCTTTGCTGTTTTCAGCAGCACGGTGAAACCTCGATCTTTCTCTCTCACATACACACATGCTATGAACTTGCGAAACTGACCTATCCATCAGTCAATGAAAACAAATAAGAAGAACTGAATAAATAAGAAGTTATTTTATCAACAAATGCATATCCCTGTCTCATCTTTTCTACTTTACTTTTTTGACACTGCAATTTCTGTTCTGTCTAACCCCTTTTTTGAATGTACTTTTGAACTGCTATCATGTTGTAAGCTATATTATACAAGGTGAAGTATGACTTGTGAGCATATATTAATCAGGAGGAAGTTTCATCATCAGATATTTCAAAACCAGAAGTTACTGATTTTGCATCCATGATGGCTATTATTTACAGTATGGTGAAACAAGACTACACAATGCAGGTAATTATCACTTACTTTGCAGTCAATCAATTATCTGTTTATGTGTGAAAGGAAGATGATTACGATGAATATGAAATCATAGTCATGTCCTCATTGATATGTAGGATCGGATCGCGACCTCTCTGAACCTCAAGTCATCACCATCGGAACTGGAGACCTATTGTCTGATGTGGTCATTGCGACCTTTTATAGACGACGATATAATGCAACAAGCTTGGAGTCTTGTTGGCCCGAGTAAATGACATTTCGTTAACTTAATCCTCATTTCTTCCCtctaatattttgtttaatgtCCTGTTGATGTGGAATGACGTTCCATCTACAATGTTGTGCAGAAATATTTGACTGAAATATTGTTTTAGGTTTTCCCCTTTCATTTGTAGGACTTTTGGTTCATCGTTGTTACTTTTTTGGCTCTCTTTGCTAGTGTTGGTCGAGGAGTTTTGACAAATTCATATCTAGAATGCAATTCTTAGATTCAAATATGACACAATAGCTTTTCTTAAAAATGTTGTGTGGCTAACAAAGGTCTGTTACCGGCGCGTGCACCACACGCGCTCGGATCAGAGCAATTCCAATGGCCGAACTTTTCTGGGGTTGTTTCCAACCATTCGACCAACTTTACTAGTTTTCGAAAATACTTTCTAATTACTAagaattttttatgaaattaaataaaatcaatCGGACCAAATTATGTACAAAAATAACttaagaataataaaatatttattatcaaTCATAATTTACTTGTAGGACTTTGTCCAATTTTTTGGATTACCAATCGGGCTCAAACAATAAGTTATCGGGTGAAGAAATTACTCTATGTGGCTCCTAGCTTAGGATTTTTTTAAAGTTCTTCCTTTACTAGGTAACACATTTTCTACTGTATTTCTTAAAAATGTTTTTGGTAATTTTTCAGATATATTATaggtaaaatataaatatatttttttagctGGTGATATAGAGAAAATTcacacttttattttatatatatacatttgatGATATTACAACCGAAGCATAAATTAACATAAGATGACCTTATTATTTATGACATAAGCTGGTCCATTTAACTGAGCTTGGAAAGAAAACAGGGGGTTAAATCTTTGGGAAACTTAGTGAATTTGGAATAGTGGTTGGTTTGTAATAATATAAGGTAGCAAATAAAGATAATGATGAAATGAATGTCATgtctgaaattttcaaattattaaTGTCCAGCTCGTTTTTCTGAATTTGTGATAATGCCATTCAGATTAAGcaatgctcctgcagcatttACGGATATGATGCATCTATTCTTAGACAAATTCATTGTAATATTcatcgatgacattttgatgttatcaaaaaGCCAAGAGAAATATGCTCAACACCTATGATTGGTTCTCCAAACTTTGAAAGACCATCAACTGTATGCTAAATTCATTAAGCGTGAATTTTGATTAGAAAATGTGGCATTTCTCGGACATTTATCTCTAAGAAATAATTAGAATTAGATCCTACATAGATAGAGGTCATATATCACTGGAAACAACCAAAAAACATCATAGAAATGAGAAGTTTTCTCGGCCTAACAGAATATTAAAaaagattcattaaagattttgcgAAAATGTTGTAGCCTTTACACACTTAACTCGCAAAGACAACCCTTTCTTATGGAATGATGAGAGTGAAATAAGCTTTTGCAAATTAAAAGAAATGCTTATCACTAAACCAGAACTAGCTTTGTCAGATAAAACAAAAAGTTTCGCAGTTTACACCGATGAATCAAAAGAATGTTCTGGATTAATGCAGACTGACAAAGTCATTGTATACACATCCAGAAAATTAAAAAGAGCCACAAGTTAAATTATTCCATTCATGATCTGAAATTGGGTACAATAGTGCTtgtatgaaaaaaataaaataaaaaaattgattgaatTTCTAAAAGATTACGACTGTTCCATCCTTTACCATTTAGATAAAGCTAATGTGGTGTCTGATGCCTTGAATAGAAAAATCAGGATGGTTTGTCTCGAAAGAAAATGAGGAGAAACTACACCAAGGAAATTGGTACATGTCCATTCAAATGGGCACTTGGCCGGATTAAGAATCGAACTCGAATTTCACACTAGAATTAAGCAAAATCACAGCATGGaccaagaaatttcaaaactCTGCACTGCAAAGCTCGATAGTGATTTTGTTACCAATTCTCAAGGATTACTCTTCTATCATTATTGAATTTGTGTGTCTAGCTCAATGGAAAATGAAATAATGGAAGAAGCACATCGATCTATGTTCAACGTTCATCCAGAAAGATTTAAGATATACAAAGATctaaaaaaacatttttggTGGAAAGCCAAGAAACAAGATATCGCTGATTTCGTCTCGCAATGCCTATCCTGTCAAATGGTGAAAGCTAAACATCAAATACCGAAAGGTCTTTTGCAAACACTCATATACCGGAATGAAAATGAGATCAGATAACtatggagtttgtgattgtgtTACCATCACTCCTAGGATGCTTTAATAGCATATAGATAATCGTGGATGGCTTAACCAAATCCGCACACTTTATATCCATATGTGAGACTCTTAACTCCTAATTGTTATtacaatataatttaattatagtTAACTAATCACAACACAAAACGAGTAAAATTTTTCTTTACCATGAGCCTAAAATGTgacaaatataattataatactaaaattGTATATAATAAAGTTTCGTCTAAATACATCACAACATAAAATAAGTCAACACATGACTGAAGCCAactacatacaaacaactcatatctccgggacatgccccgatatatagatacatatatgcACTAGGATAGACCACTCAACATCAACTTAgatgtgactccctccagaagtaccctctccaaTCTCCTTATAGCttggagtacctgtcattgtccacacacaaagacaacaacagtcATCCCTTGGTGGTGAGCAAACGCTCCTTATGGAACAAACATAATAAATACAACATGTATAtacacaatgatatatgatatgcaatgaaTGCATGTTGTGGAGATATCAGATCAAATACTCATCCACTGAGCATGAATCGAaaccaatcgaatcgctatcaaatcaatgttcGAGCTGGCACACTGGTCTCAGTCAAATATAAGGGAATAtccgtatgatagcgtcggcaaaacaccatcaaatctcaatcaatcaatcatAAGGGCCACAAATGACTATATTTTTAaggccacataatgccaaacatagcatcgtgctCAAAGCCCCAGAATCAAAATCCAATGAAAtaaaggtatccaaggatcatagctcaacatgCATATCATATATCGATGCATGTATAAAATGATGTgttttaacaaaatatttattttatacatcgatctATCAATTGTGAATGTTATAAatgccacatcaactcaatAAATAAGGTATATAGACACATATATTTTTAGTCAAATCAATCAagcatatatcatatgatacagatataTGTTGCATGTTACTTGGTTGCGATATATCTTATCTCTTGTTGTAGCGTACCTCTACACAATCCGAACAAGATATAATTTAATATGCTTTACAGAATATTTAAACATCTCATTTAAGATGATTAATATATAAACAACCCACTTATATGTGATGTAATAAACAAATTGAATTTGTACTCCAATCAGCAATTGATGTTGTCATATTCAAGGCACGCACAAGAAATCAATTTGAAACTATATCATGATAATTGTTctcatcatttttttattaattacaaTATTGTCCTTAAAATTGAATGGACTAAaatttaattcacaattttttttaaaaaaaccaaaaattaGATGTATTAGTTTAAAATTTAATAGACTATTTCAACTTTAAGGTTCGATTGCAATTATACTATGAGTTCGTTTACGACTCATAATTTACAGAATTAACGTAAATCAGATCACATGGTCTCACATCATAAGTCACAAATATGGAGCGTAAAAGTTGGCCGAGCTCTATCAAAAAGAAATTATAGTATTACAACTTCCATAGTATTAGATAGAGATCCAAAATTTACATCAAGATTCTGTAAAAAAAACTTAGGAATAATGACTTGAGACAAAACTAGATTTCAGCACATCCACAAACATATGGTCAATCTCAGTGAACATTTCAAATATTGGAAGACATGTTTTGTGCATGTGTGTTGGACAATATGTATTTGATCGGAAAGTGAGTCCAATGAACAATAGGTCAAAGACCAAAAAGTGCATGGattatttgtatgtttataAAACACTGGTTATTGTTTTGTCTATCTCGCGTTCTTTAGTAGGTTGTTAAGGAAATAGATAAAATGAATTAATTACAGATACCTCCTTTACAAATTCATCataattacaaaataaaaaaaaatcaatgaacTTAAAAACTTATGTCAGTCTTATATTTAcatcttttaactttaaaaattacatatatctCTCCTGAAATATATGTCAACTTTACAATTACCCTCAAATAATAGTATTCAAGAAATGAGTtcaatttagttttatttttaatatatttaagtgaaaagttaaaaaaaattaacaaaatcaaaaaacaaattataaattcatattataaatatatttttgtttgattttatCGATTTTAGTTTTAAAACAGATCGAATAAAATATAATAGTTTGAGTTTTAACATtcaaaaccaaaataaaaatttctattatagattaactttattttttgtaattttgttttaatttattattttaaatgtccatactttttaatattattatgagCAAGTAGTAATTTAAAggtatataaaaaattatgaggagatatatataattttaaagttAATGATTGTTTAAGTATGTTTGTTACGATAGATAACAGGCCTTAGGTATATAGTTCATCAGAACAACGTATACTGAATATTTTGGCATGAAGAATGATGTACTCTTACTCGTAAAAAAATAATCCTATACGAGCCGAAAAGTGCTGCGTTAATTAATTTGCAGGAGTCACCATGTTAGCCAACAAAATTCATTCATGGAATCCTCACCATTGATGTATGTTATTCTTAATGTTGACATTTCATAAcattcatgacatgatatttctTTATTGATATAAATTAAGACATGACATCAATATACaccattattatttatttgctGCCTTAGATTATTACAAACCAATCCAAACTCATTAAGTCCCCAAagatttaatattatgttttctTTCGTCTATTGTAATTTCTAGATACATGAACTTAAGAATTGCATTTGGAGGAAAATAATTGAGACTGAGTTATGGACATTTGAAAGCCATGTTTATAGTTAAATGAACCACTGTGATACATCTTATCCTATatggtaaaaattaaaaatttaaaatgaatttatGATGGGTTACAAtgaacttctatagcaacttgagttaatcattttcgtaaagtgACGACAAATATGAACTAGTTGCTATATAAGCTCATTGTGCAGTCACACAGGCGTGAACCCGGACTCAGGACGTGACAAAATTGTATCAGAGACGGCCACCGGCAAGAAACACCAGGAAATAAGTGTTATGCGGGGCATAGTGGTATGTGCATGAGAGCAAATCTCTTGAACTTGCGTGACAAAGTGCTACATGACTGGAGCCACATCTTGAACTTGTACGAGacacctctagattctcggtGTTGGTGGATCGAAAGGTCAGGCTGCGATGAGAACATCGCGTTCTGAATGATAGGTAATTGTGATACCTCTTGTGTCatatgataaaaatttaaaatttaaaatgagtttataatagaCTTCTATAATAACTTgagttaatcattttcataaaaatataaattttttgtataCCACCTAATAAAAAAAGTATTTAGATTTTACCTACAATACTTCTGAAAAAAAAGACCAAAAACCTTTTTAGGAAATACCATAGAAATCGTGATACCaagtaaaagaaaaattaaaaatatcctaAGTCGGGAGCCACAAAAAAACACTCCCACcaaaaactgaaaaaaaaaaagaagaaagttCATAAAGATTGTGTGAATTATCCTCCCAAACGTGAATAAAGAAGGCGCTCTCTTGAAACTTCAGAAAAATTGCAATGCGATTTCATTAATCAATGCCCATTTTTTTACATGACAACGCGTTACATGGGAAAATACTAAAACGATCTGAAACATATGGAACAAACTGTTCTCCACTTTCCTAGCACGTGTGATGATCTCTGTTTTCATCGTACGCGGCAAGAGAAACCAGGCAAAGA from Primulina tabacum isolate GXHZ01 chromosome 14, ASM2559414v2, whole genome shotgun sequence includes:
- the LOC142525289 gene encoding uncharacterized protein LOC142525289, yielding MENGKDGGGLLPIIQIYADFMTGVTKFEELGTLGSKLLVSFQQALGFLRRPPVEKTSTLFESIIKAHGTKRFLSYVEAGCKNIHDNVQNVSKLHTCHLGLQDHINKAGSIVSELERLLDDAASIVQTTEEQDEDVSSIVDSFAVFSSTEEVSSSDISKPEVTDFASMMAIIYSMVKQDYTMQDRIATSLNLKSSPSELETYCLMWSLRPFIDDDIMQQAWSLVGPSK